In the Candidatus Rickettsiella isopodorum genome, ATTTTATGGGTAGATTTTCTGACGGTTATCTGTGGATTGATGATTTAGCAGAAAATTATCACACGACCGTCCAAGATAACCAATTTATCAAAAATTATGCCGTGGGAGGAGCCACGGCGTTTCCTTATGTCAATCAGGTTTCTATTTTTCATTGGGGCTATTATTTGGTAGGTTCTCTGGGTAACCAACTTTACCAATTTACTAAAACTTATCATAAATTTGAACCGGATGATTTAGTGATTGTATGGATAGGTGCGAACGATTTATTGTGGGCAGGGGACATGTATTTTTGTGGAAAACTGACCAAAGCGTGTATTGAAGGTCAGGTAGAGAAGCCTGATCAAACTATCATCGTTCAAAGGGCAGCCCATGTTGTACAAAGGCAAGTGCAAAAGATGGAAAAAGATGGGGCAAAACACATTATTTTAATAGGATTACCTGACTTCTCGATTGTTCCCCGATATATCTTTCAACAACCTGCAATAGCCGCTTTGAAAAAAGCCGATGTTAAATCTTATAATGACAAACTAAAAACTTTCGTGAAGGAAAATCAAGCGCAAGGTCATGCTATTCTCTTTTATGATTTAAACAAGCTTTTACAAGGGTTGATTCACAATAAAGCAGAGCAAGCTCAAGACAAAATTACCGATGTTGTTCATTCATGCTTGTATCGTAATCAGGAACCGCAGGCTATTTGGGAATCTATGGCACTGGATCGTTACAATCCTTTATCCATGTATGCGGTTATTCCTGTATTCAGAGACGCTTTATCGGGCCCCAATTATTATAGAAGCGGTGGTTTTAAAGAGTTTGTCGATAAAAAATGTGGTAATAGTTATTTATTTTGGGATACCTTACACCCTACCAAGAAAGGACATTTTATAATTTTTCAACATCTTTTAAACTATATACACAGTCATTTTAATCTAAGCCGAGCAAATACAGATATCGGTTTTTGTTATAATCTCCAAGTCACCAATAAAGGATGGTACGTATTAGATGTATCACAAAAAAATAATCCATGTGGTCCAAAAAATACTTATATGCTAAAGAATAGTGAAAAACTGGTGTCAGTAGAATACAATAAACCAGTAAAGTTTAAAGCGGTATTAGGTAAATCTATTACTTTTTTTCATTTGCCCACGCCTATTCAAGGTCTGGGAGCAAAAATAAAATGTACTGGCACAACGATTATAGATTTTAGTTGTAAACAAACCACTTAAGTTTTATTAAGTTAACTTACGCATTCTTTTTATTAGAGAGTGCGTCAGTGTTTAATTTATTCGGGTAGCCGAAAATGGAATCGAACCACCGACACCAATGTTTTTTAGCTTATGCAATAATATGAATCCGATTTTATGGAAAAAACCACCCGCCAAATTATCGATTTCGCGCTCAGAGTTACATGTTTGGCGAGTCCATCTGGATCAGGTTAAGGATCAACATAAATATCTTATCTCACTACTTTCGCCCGAAGAGATAAAGCGATCCGAACGATTTATTTTTGAGCGTGACAGTTATCGCTATCAAGTGACACATAGCATGAAACGCTTGATTCTAGGCAATTATTTAGATTGTGATGCACAATACTTACGTTTTGAAGTTGGAAATTATGGAAAACCATCACTCGCTAGCTTACAAAACGCATTGAATATTCAATTCAATCTATCTCACTCACATAATCTTATTCTTATAGCGGTAACACGAGCAGATTCGATAGGTATCGATATAGAATATTACAAAAAAAAACTATCGATAGAGAGTCTAGCTGAAATTATTTTTTCACCTCTCGAAAGGAAATTTTTTTCAGAATTGAAAAGCCAGCAAGAGAGAAAGAAGGTCTTTTTTCGTTGCTGGACCAGAAAAGAAGCTTACTTAAAAGCCATAGGAACTGGATTAACGCAGGATATTTCTAAAATTTCTGTGGATTTAAGCGAATTTTCAGTGCAAGATTGGTTACAGGTTCCGACGCTTAGCAAAACAGAGAATACCCAATGGAAACTTTTTACGTTGGATATGCGTAATGCTTACATGGTTGCGGTCGTTGCAACGGCTTTTCAATGTTATTTAACTGGTTTTGATTTAAATATATTACATGAATAACACAGTCATTCTCAGTAGGGTTTGAGTTTTATTTTTCAGTTATAGGTACCGGAATTTCAATTTTAAATTTGGCTGCTTTTACACCTAAATCAATGAATGATAACAGTGGAATATCATTAGGGTCGCAAACGAGTATATGGGTTCGAAAGGAAGATAGTTTTTTCGTATAGACTTGAACACTATTTAAAGATTCTATATTTAATCTCTCATTAAGAACCATTGATCCTAATGTAAACGGCATTAATCCCGCTTCGCTAGATTTAAGTGAAATAACCATGCCTGTTTGTAGTGCACAGTCTAATAAGCTGACAATGCTTCCTTGTGTGTTTAAAGAGAGTTTTGCTCGAGAAGTATTTTTATACACATCGACGTAGTCAATGCATTGAAAGTAGGGACCATAATCAATGCCTAATTCAGAAAAAGCATTATAGACTTGTAACGCAGAGTATCGGGTTAAAGGGTTAGATTTTAATGTGTGTTTTACCTCCTCTAACCATGATTTTGGCAAAACTAAAGAACTTTTTTCAATGAATTTACCGAATGAAAAGCTTGTTTCCTGTAAGTCCTTGAACTCAATTTGGTACCCCTCTTGTATGGGTTTTAATGTGATAGATAAAGATAAATTGACCTCATCCGCTTTGATAGTGATAGGCCTTATCCAATAAAAATTTTCTACAGCAGTTAATGGCGATTTAATGCCAGCGCGTTGAAGTACCATCATGGCGAATTCAATATGAGCAACCCCCGGTAATATCTTTTGTTTGAAAACACGATGATCCTCTAAAAACGGGTGGTTATTGGCTATAGTTAATCGGTACTCATGAGGACTTAATTTATGTAAACTAATATTTGTCAGTAAAGGTTTGACGGTAGTTTTATTGCTTAATAAATTTGTGTACCAGTAATTTTGCTCATCAAATGTATAAGGCGTTAAGCTGATACGTTGGAATGTGTTATCTGTGAATAAAGTTTTCCAATTAACAATTTCTTTATTGAGATAGGCCTGATAATAAGCGGCTAATTCGGGAAATTTAGTAAAATCAGTCAATTTCTTATCTTTTTTTTCTATTGTCGACAACTGTTTTTGTAATTCTTCGCGATTCGAAGCGATAAATGCTAAGCGATAATTCACAAAATGGTCACGTCCTATGGCTAAGGTATAGGCGATATCTTTTAAGCTAATTGACGGCGATAAGGAGTGTAAGTCTTCTATTAAGCTTAGAACCCGTGCTTTTAATGACTTCTCATTTTTTGCTGAAAGAATAATGAGTGATGCCTGTTCATCTTTTGGTGTTTCACTTTGTGAAGGGATCGATAAATTGGATACGACCACGTGAGCATTCGATCCTCCAAAGCCCATCGAACTTATTCCCGCTACCAATTCATCACCAACCCAAGCTTGGTTTTCGCTTAAAATTTCTAGAGAGGAAGCACTAAGATCGATAAGCGGGTTTAGTTTTTTAAAATGTAAGTTAGCTGGGAGTTGTCGATGACTCATAGCTAATATTATTTTTAGCAGTGATGCAAATCCAGCGGCCGCTTCCAGGTGACCGATATTTGTTTTTACTGCTCCGAGTTTTATCCGATTAGGATTATGAGTGAGAGCACTGTTTGCAAATGCTTTTAATGCATCAATTTCGATAGGATCCCCCAGTTTTGTGCCTGTGCCATGCGTTTCAATATAACTTAATTTATTAGCTAAGCTAGAATCGTAGGCTTCTAATAATAAGGCTAATTGTGCCTCTATATTTGGCGCACTAAGCGATTGTGCTTCTCCGCCATGGTTTTCTGCAACCGATTCAATGACTGCGTGAATGGTATCTCTATCTTTTTCAGCATCCGCTAGAGGTTTTAATAAGAACCCAATAACACCTTCCCCTCGAACATAGCCATCGGCTTCTTCCGAAAAGCTCGCACAACGGCTATGTTCGGATAAAAAATTACCGGCTTGCAGTGCTTCACTCAAATGATTATCCGCTATCAAATTAACCGCAGCAACAAATGCCATCTTATCGCGGGTTAAACAAAGTTGATCACAGGCTCGAATGAGTGCAGTCAGCGAGCCGCTGCAGGCGGTATCCAGCGTCATGGATAACCCATGCCAATTAAAATAATAAGATAAACGGTTAGCAAGTATGGCAGTGGAATTACCCGATAACGAATAAGGGTTTGCTTGCAGTGAGTCTTTAATTTGTGCGAGTAAATAATCCATGCCAGTAGCAGCGACAAAGCAGGAGATGGGAGAGGATCGCAACGCTTCGGCGGAATAACCCGCCTGTTCAAGTGTCTTCCAGGTACATTGTAATAACAAACGTTGCCTTGGATCCATTCTAGCGGATTCAAGCGGAGAGAGTTTAAAAAAACGTCTGTCAAAGCGTTCAATATTATCGATATAGCCTGCTTTATCAGTACTATTAAGCCAATTTCTATGGTGTGAGGAGACTCGATTTTCGTGGTTGATGAGTGAATGCCAAAATGATTTTGCATCCAGTCCACCAGGCATTAAACAGTCATAACCAATAATCGCTATTTTTTTCGACAAACGCTTTTTATGTGGTAAATGGCAGCTTGATCGTTCAATGTTATCTTGATTTTGCAATCGTTTAGCAATATCAGCGATATGGTTTGTTCTATAAAACTGATGTGCAGGAAAATCTACAGAAAATATTTGTTTTATCAACATCGATAAACGCGTAAAACTCAATGAATTGAAACCATAAGCAGTGAGTGATAGGCTCGTATCATCGATAAGTATATCGAAATGATCTTTAATAAGCTTGCACAAGCGGTTCACCTGACTATCACTCTGTGCGGGTGTGAATTGTTTTCTAGAAGAATGAACTTGTGGTTCCAGTTGCGATAAGGGCATATTGGCTAAAGCATTTTTTTCAATTTTACCACTGCGGGTCATAGGAAAGGCAGGGAGGTAGATTAAAGCGTGTGGGCACTTATAATCAGGTAACTGGAGTTTTAGTTGAGATAAGACGTGGTTATTATCAATTAAACGATATTCGCTGTTAGTATAAAAACAACATAGGTGTGTCTCGGGTTGTGCTCGCATGACTGTAACAACATCAATACCTGGTAAGATAGTTCTAACTTTTTCATTAATTTCATTGAGTTCTACCCGATGCCCTCTTATTTTAACTTGTTCATCCATTCGATTGAGGTATTGAATTTTATCTTGACCAAATGCAACAACTTTATCTCCCGTTAAATAAGCTTTTATCCCTGCTTTTGAGATAGTAAACGCGTTACTCTCACGGTTGCTATAGCCTTTTGCTACACACTCGCCGGTTATGAGTAATTGACCAGGCATACCTAAGGCAGGTGTTTTTCCTTCTTCATCGATAACATAAATTTCGCTATTGTCTACAACGGCACCAATACAAATAGGCTCATTTTTTTTTACTCTATTGACGGAAGCCCAAATAGTCGTTTCTGTAGGACCGTACATATTAAAAAGGGTATGCCCTTGATTTAAAAAATACTCTGTAAGAGAAAAGGGCAATGGTTCGCCGCCAATCCAGAGTATTAAGCGTTTTTTACTAAACCATTGATGGTTTTTTAAGAGTAGATAGCTTGATGGAGTAGCTTGAATAACCGTGATAAATTGCGTCTCTATTATTTTTGCTAACTCCGCCGCATTTTTTCTTAATTTTTCGCTAACGATATAAAGCGAAGCCCCACAAAAAAGAGGTAATAACAATTCTGCAATAGAAATGTCAAAACTAACAGGTGTCATCGCTAAGAGTGAATCAACTGCCGTTAAACCGGGTTTAAACGCCATGGATCTAAAAAAATTGAAAAGATTTTGATACGTGACCCTTACCCCTTTCGGTTTACCACTAGAGCCAGAAGTAAAAAGTGTATAGGCAATATCTTGTTTAGAAGTAGAATTAAAAGACTCATTGCTAAGTTTTTGTTGTGTTTTTAATTTTAAGATCGCATTGATATGGATTAATTGGTATTGACCCGTGTCATTCTTGATTCGATGTAATGTTTGGTCATCAACAATAATAAGTTTTAAATCGGTATCATGAATTATTTCATTAATAACAAAGTCAGGTAATTCGATGGCAAGAGGGATAAATAAGGTAGAAGAAAAAATACAAGATAGCATGGCGACAGGTAAATAATATTCGCGCGCCAGGTAAATGCCTATGCCTTTATCTCGTATTGTGCCATCAAATTTTTTTAATTCTTGATCAATACATTGCACAGCGCAGGCAATCTCATAGTAACTCATTTGATGTGTTTCAGATTGAATCGCTATTTTTGATGCATATTGTTCAGTTATTGTAAACAATTGTTCCGCGAGTGTTATTTTTGGCAGAGCAGTGATACGACCCACTGAGATAGGGGTTGCTTGAGTAGAAAATTTAAGTGAACTAATGTAATTATGAGTGTTTTGTGTGATGAAATCGATCGTTTTTTCAAAATTTTTAGCTAATTGATTGAATAATTCAATGGCAAACTCACCACGGTTTGATTCAAGTTGAATGACCATTTTTTTTTCATTAAAATTATAAACTAGTGAGAAGCATTTAAGGCTGCTTTGACTATTGATAGGGGTGACTGAAGAAGGTTTTCCTTTAATACGAGGGCTTTCTAATGGCAATAGACCCGGAGAATGATTGATAAGTACATTAAATAAATTGGGATGGTGATTGAGTTTTTCATCAAGCATTGAGATTAATTTAGAAAAGGAAATGCTTCCCGCTAAACGATGTTGTTTTCTCTGTGTTTTAATTTCCTCTAGCACGGTTAATACGCTGCTTTTTTTATTACAGGTAATAAATAACGGTAATAGGGTAAGATAACAGGCAATGGCTTGATGTGGCAGTCTCTGACTAGCGCAGTAAGAAAGCACTAAATTGTTCTCTGTAGTTTCTTCATTAGTCGAATAAACATGAATAAGTATGGCGACTGCCGCTGTGATCACTTGAAAGAGTGTAAATTTATGTTGCTCTGTGAACTTTTTTAAGCGTGAAAAACAAGCGGGGCTAATATTCCAACGTGTCGCTATAAACGCTTTATTAGTTATTTTTGGTAAAAAGGGGAGTGCTTGATAGACCGATTTATAGTTCAGTTGCTTCTGCCAGTAATTAATAGCATTTTTTTGATTTTCCTGTATCTGAAAATCGGAGTTAAAGTTTATTTGATTAAGCTTATTAGCAAATACACAGGATAAGGCTTTACAAAAATCAGAATAACAAGCCCCGTCAAAAATTAAATGGCTTAAATGAACAATAAGCGAACCACTTTTAGAATTTTTTTTCCACTCGAAGCAATACAATGGAATACTATGGATAGTAAAAAGTTTTTTTACAGGTTTAATAGGTTCTAAAATTAAGCTCACAGGATTTAACGAGGGATCTTGCCGCTGCTTTAATAAAATCAAATCTTTTTCAAAAAAACGATATGTAAATCCTGGGCAAATTTCGGTTAATAATAAATAAATGGCGGTTTGTAGTTCGTCTATTTTCATCGCAGCGGTGATATGAAACTGATATGACAAGGTATTGGATACTAAATTCCCCTCTTTTTTCATGCTATCAAAGATTAATTTTTCCGACTCACTGGCATGTAGAATTTCATGATTCAGTTTAGGCATAGGGTTTTTCGACCTTTAAGAGGAATGCTAATAAATCAGGATTAAATTGATGGGTTTCAGTAAGAGGAATAAAATGGCCGCTATCAACGTAGGGCTTAACTTTTGATCCTTTAATATAAGCGAGAAATTTATTTTGCTCTGTACTTAATAGGGGATCTTTTTCACCATAGACAATCAGTGTGGGTATATTGATCTTTTGCAAATCAAAAGCTGAAATATTTAGTTCCATCAACGACTGGTAGTAATAACTTAAAACACTCATTTCAGATTTTGCACCAATGTGTTTATCAATATCGTCTTGTGTTTGATAGACAATCGAAAGGAAATTTTGTAGGGATTGAAGTTCATTTTGTATCGCTATGGTTTTACCAAATAATTCACTATCGAAATAGGTTGCACTACTGACTAAAGTCATACTCTGCACCAAATCTGGTTTCGTTAATGCAAGCAGTAAACTGAGTATGCCGCCTAGAGACCAACCAATAAAATGTGCACGAAGCTTATTTTTATCGAGATAATGAATAATTTGATTAACGATATTTTGCAAGGAAAAGGGCTGATTAGGATCGAATACAGAAGGGTAGTGACCGGGATAGTGGGGAATATGTAACTGATAAGCTTGAGCATGTAATAAGGGAATTTGTCTTAACCAAGCGAGGTAATTCGTATTTAATGGTGGCAATAATATAATAGGTATACCAGGCTTCTGACTGACTACCCAACATAGCGCTGAGGGTGGTGATTCTTTTAAAGATAAGCCTAGTGAGTTTAAGTTTTTTTCACTAAAGGGGCTATAGGATATTATCGCCTTATTTTTTTTCAGACTATCAGCAAATTTTGCTAGCGAAGGAGCATTCCAGACGGATTCTATTTTGACATCAATATTTTTCTCACGTAATGCGTCAATAAGTTGAATCGCCGTTAATGAATCGATGCCTAATTCAAGCAGTGACTTATTTTCATCAATAGCAAGCTTTTCATAATGTAGTAAAGAAGAAAGTATAGATTTAATGACTTCTAAGATTGCTTCGAGCGGTTCATTTTTTTCATCGGGGAGGGTGAGCGAGTGAGTTATCCAATATTCCTCTTTTAAAAAAGGATAGCTAGGTAATACATGAGGGCTTAAGTGTAAAGATAACGTTGAGAGTTGCGTATTATCACCCTTTAACCATGCTTGGATAATAGCGTGAGCACTATTATCTTGTCCCTCTGCATAAAATTGAACGATTGATGATTGCAGAGAGATATTTTGCAAATTTAAAGTTAAGCTATGATGGTCTTTTGCATAGACCGCTATTCGATGTGAAAAATATTTCGGTTTTCTAATCAAGCGAGCACTCATATCAGCAAGCGAAATCTCAGTGGTTGTGATTAAGAAATCGCGTAGATGATTAATAATAATTTCAAGTTTTTCATTATTTTCAGCACTGAAAATAAAAAAATGTTCGAAAAGATGAGATGGGTTGACGGTTTTTTTATGGGGAAACTTTAGAATTAAGTGAGCGTTTGAGCCGGTAAAGCCAAATGCACTGATCCCCGCATAGTATTTATCGTCTGGCCATTTGACAGTGGTTTGATTAATCGTAAAAGGAGCAATCGAGGCATGCTCACTTGCTTTCTTGAATAAGGGGTTAGGTGGAATAAGTGCGTGTTGATAGCTGAGCAAAACTTTAATGAGGCTAGCTAGACCTGCGCATACTAATGTATGGCCGATAATAGTTTTTGAAGAGCCTAGATAACAGGATCCTTTGATGACTGTATCGCCTAAAGCGCCAGCTAATCCTCTAAGCTCAATTAAATCACCTAGTTTAGTCCCTGTTCCATGTGTTTCAATCATGGCTAAATCATTGAAGCTAAGCTCGCTTTGTAACGCCCGTTGTATGACAGATTGTTGTGAGCGTGAATTGGGCGCCATCAAACCATTACTTAAACCATCATGATTCCAGCACAATGACTCAATAAGACCATAGACATGGAGTTTTAATTCAATGGCTTGTTCGAGTTTCATGATGACAAGCATGACAGCGCCTTCAGAAGGAACAAATCCATCCGCGCTCTCATCAAATACAGCACAATGCTGATTCGCTGAAATCATATCTGCCTGGGATGCAAGTTGATGAAATTCAGACGTAGAAAAGAGTGTCGCTCCACCCACTAATGCGGCCTTGCATTCACCACTTTCGATAGATAAACGCGCAATATTTAATGCCGACAAACCAGAAGAACAGGCGGTATCTATGGTAATTGAAGGGCCATTAAAATCATAAAAATAGGAAAGACGTCCTGATAAAGCGGAAGGCGCGTTACCTAAAAAACTATAGGTATTGGAAGAGGCTTTTTTGTTTAATAGTAATAAATTCTTATAATCACTAGGAAGACTAGAAGTGAAAATACCGGTATTGATTGATTTTAATGTTTCAATGGATAGCCCGCTCGATTCAATGGCTTGCCAAGATACTTGCATTAACCATCGTTGTTGGGGATCCATACATAGGGCTTCGTAAGGGGATATATTAAAAAAAGCAGGATCAAAACATTTAATGTCAGTTAAAAATCCAGCTTTAGCCTCATACCCATCCTGCCATTTTCTTACTTGATTGGCGCATTCATTGCCTGTAGTTAAATTTTTCCAATAAGTATCTAGAGATTCAGAGCCAGGTAGTTTACATGCCATGCCAACAATGCAGGTTTTGTTTAAATCTTTTTCTGTCCAAGTGTCTAAAGTAGTGGGTTCTTTTGCTAATGCCGTCATTAAATGTTCTCCGTCAATTCAGCGATGTCATTTAATGCAACAGGTATCTCATCATCAAACCAATAAGGTTTAAGGTCAAAACAATATCCCGGTAGATGGTGTTTTTTTATAGAAGTATTTCCGTATAATTTAGACCAGTCTAATTGTTTACCTTGCAAATAAGCTTGCATTGCATCGTCTGCATTCATTTGAGAAGAGAAATCATTGGGTTTGAGCGTGGTATTCACAATACCGCTATAATGACTATTCGTTAGTGCCTCAATGAAGTCATTAAGATTATCGCTGACTACCGCCATGCGATGTCTAAAATGTTCTCGTGCTGTATTTAGCGTAAATGAAAGGGAGAGCAGTGAGTAGTTGCCCCCTTCTTTTTTTAAAAAAATGGCAAGTTGTTGCCGCATTTTAGCTAATGAATTTTCAGAAACTGCCGATAAAGTAAATAAATAGCGTTTAGTTTCTGTCAATTGATCAGATGTCGGCGTTGCTTCATAGCGCATCATGACTAAATGCGCATTGGAACCGCCAAAACCAAAAGAACTAATTCCTGCTACGAGGGGATGTTTACTCTGCCATGATTTATTTTCTGTTAGTAGTTCAAAGGGCGTATTTTCTAATTGAATGTAAGGGTTTTGCTGGTTAAAGTGGATATTTGCAGGTAAATTTTTGTTTTTTAATGCATAAATAACTTTCATTAATGCGGGAATACCCGCTGCGGGTTCTAAATGCCCTACATTGGTTTTAACGGCACCCAGCTGAATGGATCCTTTTTCAGCATCAGGATTAAGAATAGCAAAAGCTTGAGTTAATGCATCAATTTCAACAGGATCGCCCAGTTTGGTACCTGTACCATGTGTTTCAATATAACTCACTTGTCTCGCTAATGAGGGACTATACGCTTTAAGTAGTAATTGTTTTTGTGCTAAAGGTTTAGGTGCGGTCAGCGAGTTTGCTTTACCACCGTGATTTTCAGCAAAACTTTTTATTATCGCGTGGATAGGGTCATTTGCTTTTTTGGCATCTTTTAGCCGTTTAATCAAAAAGCATCCAACCCCTTCACCTCGGACATAACCATCGGCATTTTTGTCAAACGTAGCACATCGATAGTTAGGAGATAATATCCCCATACTGCTTGCAGCATCGGTCACGACAGAGTCAATGAGCAAGCTGACAGCACCTGCTAAAACCGCTTCACATTCACCATTTTTTAAAGCGATCAAGCCACGATTAATAGCAACTAAGGTGCTAGAACAGGCGGTATCAATCGTTTGACTGGGCCCATCAAAATTAAATAGATACGAAATACGATTTGCAAGCATCGCATGAGCGTTACCGGTCGCTGCATAAGCATGATTACTTCGTTGTTGTTGCTGCAATAGGCCTTGATAATCATTAAATTGAACACCCACAAATACACCGACATGGTGTAGTTGTGAGGGAGTATAAGCGGCATTTAATAAAGTATTATAAGCCGTTTGTAGAAATAATCGATGCTGAGGATCCATTAACGTGGCTTCGCGCTTAGAAATACCAAAAAATTTAGCATCAAAACCCCGTATATCGGCTAGCGTTGCTGCATAATAGTTTCCATTTTTCCAACGTTCTACTTTTCTAACCGCAGATTGATTGTTCAGTAGACTTTGCCAAAAGCTGGCTATATCAGGTCCTCCTGGTAATAAACCATCTAAACCAATAATGGCAAAATCATCCTCTGACTCACCATAAATAGAAGGGGTACTTAGTATGGATTCACGGTTAAGAGCAGTCTGTTTAATAGCAGAGTCTGATTTTTTGACAATATAGCCAGTGATTTTTTCTAAGCTGTTGTAAGTGAAGAATGCACTGGGTGCCATAACAATGTCAAAGTAATGGCGTATTTCGCTTGCCATTTCAGTTAACAATAGGGAATTAAAGCCTAAATCACTTATTTGCATCTTTAAATCTAAATTTTCAGCAGGCATTTTTGTTATTTTTGTTATGATCTGTTTTAATTTTTCAAGTACATTTTCTTTATCTAATGTGTGATTATCAGACGCTGAAGAAGTCACTGATTTATAAATTAAATTATCTTTTATCTTTTGATGGTTTCCTAGCAAGGGAATTATTTGTGAGGGGATCTGTTTATTTAACAAGCTATCAAATAAATGAACGCCTTCTTCTTTTTTCAATGGGCGTAATCCTGTGGTTTCAGTAATATAATCAACCGTCGCTTGATCAATGGCTAAGCCTTCAACTTGCCAGATAGGCCAATTAATTGAAATGCTAGTCCCTGATCGTAAACCGGTCTTAACCTGCTGGACTCTATTATTTGAAAATAAATCTAAAAAGGTATTACCGACACAGTAATCCGCTTGACCGACATTACCAAATACGCTTGATACAGAAGAAAAACAGATAAAAAAATCGAGTGCTAAATTTTTTGTTGCTTCATCAAGATGAATAGTTCCATCAATTTTGCTGCCTATGACGGCGTTAAAATCAGCAAAACTTTTTTTGTTGAAAAGACCATCGTTCAATACAGAAGTGCTTTGTATGACCCCATCTAAGCGCCCATGTGATTGTAGGATATGGGTAATGCATTGTTCGACTTTTGCAAGCTGGGTAATGTCAGTGACATAGTATTCAAGCTTTCCTTGCGACTTGCTTAATTGAGCAAACAGTTTCTGTTTGTGAGTGCTTAGGTTGGATCGGCCAATAATAATAACGGTTGCGTGATAATTTTTTAAAAGCATTTCGCTAATTAATAGACCGATAGCGCCTAGACCTCCTGCGAGCAAATAAATACCGCCTTTTTTAAGTAAGCTTATTGACGGATGTGTATCTACCCCATGAATTTCAGTGT is a window encoding:
- a CDS encoding SGNH/GDSL hydrolase family protein; translation: MKKIVLIGLPLLTNLYFCSTAAQELNTPIKLLPPIHKIYVFGDSLSDTGNLEAATLSFLPNANNYFMGRFSDGYLWIDDLAENYHTTVQDNQFIKNYAVGGATAFPYVNQVSIFHWGYYLVGSLGNQLYQFTKTYHKFEPDDLVIVWIGANDLLWAGDMYFCGKLTKACIEGQVEKPDQTIIVQRAAHVVQRQVQKMEKDGAKHIILIGLPDFSIVPRYIFQQPAIAALKKADVKSYNDKLKTFVKENQAQGHAILFYDLNKLLQGLIHNKAEQAQDKITDVVHSCLYRNQEPQAIWESMALDRYNPLSMYAVIPVFRDALSGPNYYRSGGFKEFVDKKCGNSYLFWDTLHPTKKGHFIIFQHLLNYIHSHFNLSRANTDIGFCYNLQVTNKGWYVLDVSQKNNPCGPKNTYMLKNSEKLVSVEYNKPVKFKAVLGKSITFFHLPTPIQGLGAKIKCTGTTIIDFSCKQTT
- a CDS encoding 4'-phosphopantetheinyl transferase family protein, coding for MNPILWKKPPAKLSISRSELHVWRVHLDQVKDQHKYLISLLSPEEIKRSERFIFERDSYRYQVTHSMKRLILGNYLDCDAQYLRFEVGNYGKPSLASLQNALNIQFNLSHSHNLILIAVTRADSIGIDIEYYKKKLSIESLAEIIFSPLERKFFSELKSQQERKKVFFRCWTRKEAYLKAIGTGLTQDISKISVDLSEFSVQDWLQVPTLSKTENTQWKLFTLDMRNAYMVAVVATAFQCYLTGFDLNILHE
- a CDS encoding beta-ketoacyl synthase N-terminal-like domain-containing protein, coding for MPKLNHEILHASESEKLIFDSMKKEGNLVSNTLSYQFHITAAMKIDELQTAIYLLLTEICPGFTYRFFEKDLILLKQRQDPSLNPVSLILEPIKPVKKLFTIHSIPLYCFEWKKNSKSGSLIVHLSHLIFDGACYSDFCKALSCVFANKLNQINFNSDFQIQENQKNAINYWQKQLNYKSVYQALPFLPKITNKAFIATRWNISPACFSRLKKFTEQHKFTLFQVITAAVAILIHVYSTNEETTENNLVLSYCASQRLPHQAIACYLTLLPLFITCNKKSSVLTVLEEIKTQRKQHRLAGSISFSKLISMLDEKLNHHPNLFNVLINHSPGLLPLESPRIKGKPSSVTPINSQSSLKCFSLVYNFNEKKMVIQLESNRGEFAIELFNQLAKNFEKTIDFITQNTHNYISSLKFSTQATPISVGRITALPKITLAEQLFTITEQYASKIAIQSETHQMSYYEIACAVQCIDQELKKFDGTIRDKGIGIYLAREYYLPVAMLSCIFSSTLFIPLAIELPDFVINEIIHDTDLKLIIVDDQTLHRIKNDTGQYQLIHINAILKLKTQQKLSNESFNSTSKQDIAYTLFTSGSSGKPKGVRVTYQNLFNFFRSMAFKPGLTAVDSLLAMTPVSFDISIAELLLPLFCGASLYIVSEKLRKNAAELAKIIETQFITVIQATPSSYLLLKNHQWFSKKRLILWIGGEPLPFSLTEYFLNQGHTLFNMYGPTETTIWASVNRVKKNEPICIGAVVDNSEIYVIDEEGKTPALGMPGQLLITGECVAKGYSNRESNAFTISKAGIKAYLTGDKVVAFGQDKIQYLNRMDEQVKIRGHRVELNEINEKVRTILPGIDVVTVMRAQPETHLCCFYTNSEYRLIDNNHVLSQLKLQLPDYKCPHALIYLPAFPMTRSGKIEKNALANMPLSQLEPQVHSSRKQFTPAQSDSQVNRLCKLIKDHFDILIDDTSLSLTAYGFNSLSFTRLSMLIKQIFSVDFPAHQFYRTNHIADIAKRLQNQDNIERSSCHLPHKKRLSKKIAIIGYDCLMPGGLDAKSFWHSLINHENRVSSHHRNWLNSTDKAGYIDNIERFDRRFFKLSPLESARMDPRQRLLLQCTWKTLEQAGYSAEALRSSPISCFVAATGMDYLLAQIKDSLQANPYSLSGNSTAILANRLSYYFNWHGLSMTLDTACSGSLTALIRACDQLCLTRDKMAFVAAVNLIADNHLSEALQAGNFLSEHSRCASFSEEADGYVRGEGVIGFLLKPLADAEKDRDTIHAVIESVAENHGGEAQSLSAPNIEAQLALLLEAYDSSLANKLSYIETHGTGTKLGDPIEIDALKAFANSALTHNPNRIKLGAVKTNIGHLEAAAGFASLLKIILAMSHRQLPANLHFKKLNPLIDLSASSLEILSENQAWVGDELVAGISSMGFGGSNAHVVVSNLSIPSQSETPKDEQASLIILSAKNEKSLKARVLSLIEDLHSLSPSISLKDIAYTLAIGRDHFVNYRLAFIASNREELQKQLSTIEKKDKKLTDFTKFPELAAYYQAYLNKEIVNWKTLFTDNTFQRISLTPYTFDEQNYWYTNLLSNKTTVKPLLTNISLHKLSPHEYRLTIANNHPFLEDHRVFKQKILPGVAHIEFAMMVLQRAGIKSPLTAVENFYWIRPITIKADEVNLSLSITLKPIQEGYQIEFKDLQETSFSFGKFIEKSSLVLPKSWLEEVKHTLKSNPLTRYSALQVYNAFSELGIDYGPYFQCIDYVDVYKNTSRAKLSLNTQGSIVSLLDCALQTGMVISLKSSEAGLMPFTLGSMVLNERLNIESLNSVQVYTKKLSSFRTHILVCDPNDIPLLSFIDLGVKAAKFKIEIPVPITEK